The genomic DNA ATCCTACCTGTATAGATAAGTGACACGAGAAGAAACACCATCCCCGTCATGACCACTACCCGAAACGAAATTCGGCGGTCAAATCTTCCTTCCATGTGGTGTCGATCAAATTGAGGAAGGTTGTGAGAATCCAGCAACACATCTTCGGGGTATATTTCAAGACCCCGTCCTCGGCCGAAAAATCGCCTGATTGCTTTAAGTATAGTTCGCATAAATAGAGTCTTTGACCTCCCCAACCGCACCAGAGAACCTAGCTTGACTGACGCACCTCATAAAAACGCAGCCGCGACTTTAAGGTCTGCACAACGAGAAACAGTACAAGCATGAAGACTGCCTGCCACGGCACACCAACACCGACCGTAGATGCCCCGAAGAGAATATCACCCAGAAGCGCCACCGCGATCGCCTCAGCATAATAATTAAAAACGAACAGCCCTAAGGCTGTCATAGGCAACACTACCCACCATGGTGCGAGCAAGACACCAAGTATAAGTACGAGACTGCTAAGAAGCCTGATCATAGGTGATGTATCTGATCTTTTACAATTATATTCATCTAAAACAACTGCTCATTATGGTCTACGATCCGCACCCAGCGAAGCTGGGTAACATTAAGGGGTGATCGAGCTCGAATATGCTGGAATGAGTCCGTTGGATCGACCCTCACCTCAACTACGCGGGCAAATTCAAGTGCGCGCGAGTCAGGAAGCGTTATTATATCATCCTCATAAACATCAATATCTTTTGGGATCTCAGCACGAAAAGACCCACCTCCCTCGCCTAGTAAGGTTACCGTTATATCTTCGCCCACAATGATACCGGGAGTTTCAACGCCGGTGGTTGAATACAATTCAGCAACTGCTGTATTTGCATACACCTCGTGAATACGCCCTAGTCCCACATCACCATAGATCACTCTATCCTCAACATCTATCCCTTGCTGACTACCCACATCAAGAACCACCAGATCATGAGGTGATTGTGGCGGCGTCGTCAGAACAGAGGCAAGAATTCCACTGCTCGTCGTCGCCCGAGACCACATATCACGAAACAATGTATTCTCCTCTTCAAGGATCAGTCGCTGACCTAGCTCTACTTCAGCAAGCTTTATCTTCTCACGAAGCTCCTCGTTCGTGTGCTGTAGAGAACTTTTTGTTGTGAAGTAGCCAGTAAAAGACGATGAGCCATCCGAAAATAAGCCGCCTATACTCCATATAGGCGAAGCTACTGCATGAAACACTCCGGTGATACCACCCGGTGCGAACATATACAAACCACCAACGAGAACGGTAACTATAATTACAATAGTTCCCGACAAACGACGGCGACGTCTCTGTTGTATTTTACGCTGTTGGAGGTAGTTCATCTTCATTAACAATAAGAACCTCTTCAAATGCTTCCATATTCTCCAAGATAACCCCTGTACCGCGCGCAACAGCTGTCAGTGGATCATCCGCGACATGAACAGGAACCTTAATATACTCCGTAAGCAATTGATCCAGTCCGGTCAGCAGCGCACCACCACCGACAAGATAGATACCTCGTTGCATCACGTCAGCCAAGACTTCCGGCGGTGTTGCTTCCAGCACCTCACGCACCGATTCAACAAGTGTATCTATCGAGTGAGAGATAGCCTCGCGCACATCAGTATCAGTGATCACTACTTCTCGAGGCAAGCCGGTAACAAGATCTCGACCTTTGACCGGCGCCTCAGTCGGCTCATCACTGCCAATAACCGTTCCGAGTTTCAACTTGATCAGCTCTGCAGTTTTCTCACCGACCAATATCTTAAACTCGCTTCGAATATACGACATAATATCGTTGTTGAGTTTGTCACCGGCAATGCGCAAGTTCTTAGCCTGAACGACACCGTTGAGTGATATAACCGCGATATCAGACGTTCCGCCACCGATATCAATGATCATGCTTCCCATTGGATCACGCACCGGAAGCCGGACCCCGATAGCTGCTGCCATAGGCTCTTCAACAATATGCACTTCACGTGCCCCGGCGTTCTTTGTCGCATCGCGCACGGCGCGTATCTCAACGTTGGTGATACCTGAGGGCACCCCAACCACAACGCGGGGACCGAGAAGCTTACGTGACTTCTCCTGAGCTTTATTAAGTAAATAGGCGATCATCTCCTCAGTGACCTCGAAATCAGAGATAACCCCGTCAATCAACGGATGGACCGCAGTGATGTGTGGCGGAGTTCGACCGAGCATTTGCTTGGCCTGCACACCGACTGCTACTACTTGATCTGTTTTTTGATT from Candidatus Paceibacterota bacterium includes the following:
- a CDS encoding rod shape-determining protein, translated to MDFLPEFPSLDRMKRWMSNDIGIDLGTANTLVYVRGKGIVINEPSVVAVNQKTDQVVAVGVQAKQMLGRTPPHITAVHPLIDGVISDFEVTEEMIAYLLNKAQEKSRKLLGPRVVVGVPSGITNVEIRAVRDATKNAGAREVHIVEEPMAAAIGVRLPVRDPMGSMIIDIGGGTSDIAVISLNGVVQAKNLRIAGDKLNNDIMSYIRSEFKILVGEKTAELIKLKLGTVIGSDEPTEAPVKGRDLVTGLPREVVITDTDVREAISHSIDTLVESVREVLEATPPEVLADVMQRGIYLVGGGALLTGLDQLLTEYIKVPVHVADDPLTAVARGTGVILENMEAFEEVLIVNEDELPPTA
- the mreC gene encoding rod shape-determining protein MreC produces the protein MKMNYLQQRKIQQRRRRRLSGTIVIIVTVLVGGLYMFAPGGITGVFHAVASPIWSIGGLFSDGSSSFTGYFTTKSSLQHTNEELREKIKLAEVELGQRLILEEENTLFRDMWSRATTSSGILASVLTTPPQSPHDLVVLDVGSQQGIDVEDRVIYGDVGLGRIHEVYANTAVAELYSTTGVETPGIIVGEDITVTLLGEGGGSFRAEIPKDIDVYEDDIITLPDSRALEFARVVEVRVDPTDSFQHIRARSPLNVTQLRWVRIVDHNEQLF